The proteins below come from a single Aspergillus oryzae RIB40 DNA, chromosome 5 genomic window:
- the rab7 gene encoding Rab family GTPase YPT7 (Ras-related GTPase) — translation MSSRKKVLLKVIILGDSGVGKTSLMNQYVNKKFSASYKATIGADFLTKEVLVDDRLVTMQIWDTAGQERFQSLGVAFYRGADCCVLVYDVNNSKSFEALDSWRDEFLIQASPRDPENFPFVVIGNKIDVEESKRMISSKRAMTFCQSKGNIPYFETSAKEAVNVEQAFEVIARSALAQEEAEEFSGEFSDPINIHLDSERDGCAC, via the exons ATGTCGTCACGGAAGAAGGTTCTTCTTAAG GTGATCATTCTGGGCGATAGCGGCGTCGGTAAAACGAGTTTGATGAACCAATAT GTCAACAAGAAGTTCAGCGCCAGCTACAAGGCAACAATCGGCGCGGATTTCCTTACCAAGGAAGTTCTAGTAGACGACCGACTGGTAACAATGCAG ATCTGGGATACGGCGGGTCAAGAACGTTTTCAATCTTTGGGTGTTGCGTTTTACCGAGGAGCCGACTGCTGTGTTTTGGTATACGATGTGAACAACTCCAAGAGTTTCGAGGCTCTGGACAGCTGGCGAGATGAATTTCTTATCCAAGCAAGCCCGAGAGATCCTGAAAACTTTCCTTTC GTCGTTATTGGTAACAAGATCGATGTTGAGGAGAGCAAGAGAATGATTTCCTCGAAACGCGCCATGACGTTCTGCCAATCCAAGGGCAACATCCCTTACTTCGAAACCAGtgccaaggaagctgttAACGTTGAGCAGGCCTTCGAAG TCATCGCTAGGAGTGCTTTGGCGCAAGAAGAGGCCGAAGAATTTAGTGGTGAATTCAGTGACCCTATCAACATCCACCTTGATAGTGAACGCGATGGATGTGCCTGTTGA
- a CDS encoding DMT family transporter (predicted membrane protein): MDTFTRLSTGVARRTLGIGLLLIVVVLWTASNFLASTIFADDTYSKPFFVTYVNTSLFMLPLFTIIFGRTWRLWRSGKLSQIHSFQSFLWHIDSHDPDAETTGRDNAYEPADPETWNTAMLDSRGKEEESVKLGLRATAKLSLQFCMLWANYFAMACLQYTTVGSTTILTSTSGVWTLIFGALIGVEKFTVRKLAGVVASLVGIILISRVDLSASEAPPADDGSGGRFPNKSSTEIALGDAMAGFSAVMYGVYTIVLKKQVGDESRVNMQLFFGLVGLINMLLLWPGFIIMHFTGIETFALPDTGTVWTIILVNSVSSLLSDICWAYAMLLTTPLVVTVGLSLTIPLSLVGQIFLQGVTSSALYWVGAAIVFLSFLVVNHESKEKSNEETSVGDYDAVPGEETERTILGCEKNIKDDYKTLVNPTLSALSKARGFTDRKGKKRKKIYIISNVGYVCRKKVTKRKENAVDEGI, encoded by the exons ATGGATACCTTCACCAGATTGTCCACTGGTGTCGCAAGACGAACACTTGGCATCGGGTTGCTTCTGATTGTAGTCGTTCTGTGGACGGCTTCGAATTTCCTGGCTAGT ACGATATTCGCCGACGATACGTACTCCAAGCCGTTCTTTGTGACTTATGTTAACACATCATTGTTTATGCTACCTCTCTTTACGATAATCTTTGGCCGGACCTGGAGATTATGGCGTTCTGGAAAGCTCTCCCAGATACACTCGTTTCAAAGTTTCTTGTGGCACATTGATTCACATGATCCGGATGCTGAAACAACAGGGCGGGACAATGCTTACGAGCCCGCAGACCCTGAAACATGGAATACAGCTATGTTGGATTcgagagggaaagaagaggagtcTGTCAAGCTGGGCTTGAGGGCGACTGCAAAGTTAAGCCTGCAATTTTGCATGTTATGG GCAAATTACTTTGCTATGGCTTGCCTGCAATACACGACCGTAGGCAGCACCACCATTTTGACTTCTACCAGCG GTGTCTGGACTCTGATTTTCGGCGCCCTCATTGGTGTAGAAAAATTCACCGTCCGTAAACTCGCCGGCGTTGTCGCCTCTTTGGTGGGGATTATTTTGATATCCCGGGTTGATCTATCTGCATCAGAAGCACCCCCTGCAGATGATGGCAGTGGCGGCAGGTTTCCTAACAAAAGCTCCACCGAGATCGCGCTCGGCGATGCCATGGCCGGATTTAGCGCAGTCATGTACGGAGTGTATACGATTGTATTAAAGAAACAAGTCGGAGATGAGTCCCGAGTGAACATGCAGTTGTTCTTTGGTCTCGTCGGACTTATAAATATGCTCCTCCTTTGGCCCGGTTTCATTATAATGCATTTCACCGGTATCGAGACATTTGCACTTCCTGACACAGGCACAGTTTGGACTATTATTTTG GTTAACTCCGTATCCTCGCTCTTGTCAGACATCTGCTGGGCCTACGCTATGCTTCTGACGACTCCTCTTGTCGTCACCGTCGGTCTCTCACTGACCATCCCGCTCTCCCTTGTGGGTCAGATCTTCCTTCAAGGCGTGACGTCGAGCGCATTGTATTGGGTCGGCGCTGCGATCGTGTTCCTGTCGTTCTTGGTTGTGAACCATgaaagcaaggagaagagtAACGAGGAAACATCAGTGGGAGACTATGATGCtgttcctggagaagaaacagagag GACTATTCTTGGATGTGAAAAGAACATAAAAGATGATTACA AAACATTGGTAAACCCAACATTATCGGCATTATCCAAAGCCAGGGGTTTCACTGATcgcaagggaaaaaaaagaaagaagatctaTATCATCAGTAATGTCGGGTATGTATGT